A genomic segment from Bacteroidales bacterium encodes:
- a CDS encoding phosphoribosylaminoimidazolesuccinocarboxamide synthase, translating into MQEPIVRTDFNFPGQKDVYHGKVRDVYDINDEYLVMIATDRISAFDVVLPKGIPYKGQVLNQIADRFLDAGAEIVPTWKIETPDPNVMVGHKTDPFPVEMVVRGYLTGHAWREYKAGKRSLCGEPLPEGMKQHQKFERPIITPTTKAHEGHDEDISREEIIQNGLVSKADYELLEEYSLKLFEQGTQMALDKGLILVDTKYEFGKKDGKIYLIDEVHTPDSSRYFYADGYQERFQKGEPQRQLSKEFVREWLIDQGFQGQDMQEVPEMTDEFVEQVSQRYIELFEKITGEQFQYMESEDVKKRIEQNTRASLDHL; encoded by the coding sequence ATGCAAGAACCGATTGTAAGAACAGATTTCAATTTTCCGGGTCAGAAAGATGTATACCACGGAAAAGTGCGTGACGTGTATGATATTAATGATGAGTATCTGGTTATGATTGCCACAGACAGGATCTCTGCTTTCGATGTGGTTTTACCCAAGGGCATCCCTTATAAAGGACAGGTGCTTAACCAAATTGCTGACCGGTTTTTGGATGCCGGTGCTGAAATTGTGCCGACCTGGAAAATTGAAACACCCGACCCCAATGTTATGGTTGGCCACAAAACGGACCCGTTTCCGGTGGAAATGGTTGTACGGGGTTATCTTACCGGTCATGCCTGGAGAGAATATAAGGCAGGAAAGAGATCATTGTGCGGAGAACCTTTGCCTGAAGGCATGAAACAACATCAGAAATTTGAACGGCCCATTATCACCCCTACCACAAAAGCTCATGAAGGACATGATGAGGATATATCCAGGGAGGAAATCATTCAGAATGGGTTGGTAAGTAAAGCAGATTATGAGCTGCTTGAGGAGTACAGCCTGAAGTTATTCGAACAGGGGACTCAAATGGCCCTCGATAAAGGACTCATACTTGTGGATACCAAATATGAATTTGGAAAGAAAGATGGGAAGATCTACCTGATCGATGAGGTTCATACACCCGATTCCTCCCGATATTTTTATGCTGATGGATATCAGGAGCGTTTTCAAAAGGGTGAGCCCCAAAGACAACTTTCTAAGGAATTTGTCAGAGAATGGCTGATTGATCAGGGCTTTCAGGGCCAGGATATGCAGGAGGTTCCTGAAATGACGGATGAATTTGTAGAACAGGTCTCCCAAAGGTATATAGAACTGTTCGAAAAAATTACCGGAGAGCAATTCCAGTATATGGAATCAGAAGATGTTAAAAAACGGATTGAGCAGAATACCCGAGCCAGTCTGGATCATCTTTAA
- a CDS encoding PhoH family protein, with amino-acid sequence MMEKVIYLEGVEPVNLFGVKNNRLEKLQNRFPKLKIIARGNEIKVKGEEEEINEFEEKLDLIIEYMHKFRNLKENEFEAFLYDEGEGEEMMKSKEQSEDALLYGIDARPIKARTVNQRRLVEANDDNDLIFAIGPAGTGKTYTAIALAVKAFKEKQVRRIILTRPAVEAGENLGFLPGDMKEKLDPYLQPLYDALRDMFHPRKLAEFIEEGIIEIAPLAYMRGRTLDNAFVILDEAQNTTVNQLKMFLTRMGKNAKFIVTGDITQIDLPRKQKSGLIEGMGILKDIEGISIVYFDRRDIIRHELVKQIVDAYSRYMENKTNKKQ; translated from the coding sequence ATGATGGAAAAGGTTATATATTTAGAGGGTGTAGAACCCGTAAACCTGTTTGGCGTTAAGAACAACCGACTTGAGAAATTACAGAATCGTTTTCCAAAACTCAAAATAATTGCTCGTGGTAATGAAATTAAAGTAAAGGGCGAAGAAGAAGAGATTAACGAGTTTGAAGAAAAGCTTGATCTCATTATAGAATATATGCATAAATTCCGTAATCTGAAGGAGAATGAGTTTGAAGCTTTCCTTTATGATGAAGGGGAAGGGGAAGAGATGATGAAAAGCAAGGAGCAAAGTGAGGATGCCCTGCTTTATGGAATAGATGCCAGGCCGATAAAGGCCAGAACGGTAAATCAGCGTAGACTTGTGGAGGCCAATGATGATAACGATCTGATTTTTGCAATAGGCCCGGCGGGAACCGGTAAAACATATACCGCTATCGCTCTAGCTGTTAAAGCCTTCAAGGAGAAACAGGTCCGCAGGATCATTTTGACCCGTCCGGCCGTTGAAGCAGGGGAGAATTTGGGTTTTCTTCCGGGAGATATGAAGGAGAAACTCGATCCTTACTTGCAGCCCCTTTATGATGCCCTGAGGGATATGTTTCACCCCAGGAAACTGGCTGAATTTATTGAAGAGGGAATAATTGAGATTGCTCCATTGGCATACATGAGGGGCCGGACACTCGATAATGCTTTTGTTATTCTGGATGAAGCCCAGAATACCACCGTTAATCAATTAAAGATGTTTCTTACCCGCATGGGAAAAAACGCTAAGTTTATTGTAACGGGAGATATCACCCAGATTGATCTGCCACGAAAACAAAAGTCCGGTCTTATAGAAGGCATGGGGATTCTAAAAGATATTGAGGGCATCTCCATCGTGTATTTTGACCGAAGAGACATCATTCGTCATGAATTGGTTAAACAAATAGTGGATGCTTATAGTAGATATATGGAAAACAAAACAAATAAAAAACAATAG
- a CDS encoding SAM-dependent chlorinase/fluorinase: protein MMPIITLTTDWNKNDFYTGALKGKILSHSREAQIIDISHQIKSFNIPEAAFIVRNTYHHFPENTIHIIAVKSEPSQKNPTILVKKDNQYFLSADNGIFGLIFQEEPEQIIKIDQTSALPTFPTLNLYTEIIRKILSGVSPEKLGEKKEEFNKRIPLRPTIDESVIIGSVVYIDSYSNAITNITADLFYRIGNKRKFQIFVQSNTNRINKISKNYNENPEGELLALFNSLNLLEVAMNGGNAAEILALDTDSTVRVRFY from the coding sequence ATGATGCCAATAATTACCTTAACAACCGACTGGAATAAAAACGACTTCTATACTGGTGCCCTGAAAGGTAAAATCTTAAGCCATTCCAGGGAAGCGCAGATCATCGATATCAGCCATCAGATAAAATCTTTCAATATCCCTGAAGCTGCATTCATTGTAAGAAACACCTATCACCATTTTCCTGAGAATACGATACATATTATAGCCGTTAAATCGGAGCCATCACAAAAAAACCCTACCATTCTGGTAAAAAAGGATAATCAATATTTTCTTTCAGCGGACAATGGTATTTTCGGACTTATATTCCAGGAAGAGCCCGAACAAATTATAAAGATAGACCAAACCTCAGCATTACCAACATTCCCCACTCTGAACCTCTACACGGAAATTATCCGGAAAATCCTTTCAGGAGTTTCCCCGGAAAAACTTGGAGAAAAAAAGGAAGAATTCAACAAACGCATACCATTACGACCCACTATTGATGAATCGGTAATCATTGGCAGTGTGGTTTACATCGACTCCTATTCCAATGCCATTACCAATATTACCGCCGATCTGTTTTACCGTATTGGAAACAAGAGAAAATTCCAGATTTTCGTTCAAAGCAATACCAATAGAATCAATAAGATCAGTAAAAACTATAATGAAAACCCCGAAGGAGAGCTTCTGGCGCTGTTCAACTCATTAAACCTGCTGGAAGTAGCCATGAATGGAGGGAATGCTGCAGAAATACTGGCACTGGATACCGATTCGACGGTTAGAGTACGATTTTATTAA
- the mazG gene encoding nucleoside triphosphate pyrophosphohydrolase: protein MKKELKAFERLLNIMQELRTKCPWDRKQTMESLRNLTIEETYELADSILQQDMPEIKKELGDLLLHIVFYSRIAEEQKAFDITDVMESLCDKLVERHPHVFGDTRVKDSKEVEENWEEIKMKEGQKSILAGVPDSLPALIKSNRIQQKVRGVGFDWDQKEQIWDKVKEELDELQQEINKQQKEEIESEFGDLLFSIINAARLYDIDPENALEKTNKKFIKRFKYLEEHTINKGKSLKNMTLDDMNVIWEKAKKDDEKKDGG from the coding sequence ATGAAAAAAGAACTGAAAGCATTTGAGCGACTTTTAAACATCATGCAGGAGCTCAGAACGAAATGTCCCTGGGACAGGAAACAAACCATGGAAAGTCTCAGGAACCTGACCATAGAAGAAACCTATGAGCTGGCTGACTCCATTTTACAGCAAGATATGCCTGAAATAAAAAAAGAGCTGGGTGATCTTCTGCTTCATATTGTGTTTTATTCCAGAATTGCCGAAGAACAAAAAGCGTTTGACATAACAGATGTTATGGAATCGTTGTGTGACAAGCTGGTAGAAAGACACCCCCATGTTTTTGGAGATACCAGGGTTAAAGATTCCAAAGAAGTGGAAGAAAACTGGGAAGAGATCAAAATGAAAGAAGGGCAGAAGTCGATTCTTGCCGGGGTTCCCGATTCATTACCCGCCCTGATAAAATCAAACAGGATACAGCAAAAGGTCAGGGGTGTCGGCTTCGATTGGGATCAAAAAGAACAGATATGGGATAAGGTGAAAGAAGAACTGGATGAACTTCAGCAAGAAATAAATAAACAACAAAAGGAAGAGATCGAATCGGAATTCGGGGATCTGCTTTTCTCCATTATCAATGCGGCAAGATTGTATGATATCGATCCTGAAAACGCCCTGGAAAAAACCAATAAAAAATTCATCAAACGGTTCAAATATCTGGAAGAACATACCATCAACAAAGGAAAATCACTTAAAAATATGACCCTGGATGACATGAATGTAATCTGGGAAAAAGCAAAGAAGGATGATGAAAAAAAGGATGGGGGATAA